The genomic interval ACGTGTCGCGTGAGGCCTACGATATTCAGGCCGCGCAGACCATCGCGGAAGGCAGAACGCCCTGGCCGTTCAAGCAGTGGGTTTCCATCATGACCTGGCAGCGCTACGCCTCGCCGGTGTGGACTGACATCCGCCAGACCCGCACCCTGCAGTATCGCAGCGCCCGCGACGAGAAGGACGAGCAGCACATCAGCCCGCTGCAGCTGGACGTGATCGAGCGCTGCATCGATCTGTGGAGCAATAAGGGCGAGACGGTGCTGACGCCGTTTATGGGTATCGGCTCCGAGGTGTATTGCGCGGTGGAAGCGGGGCGCAAGGGCCTGGGGTTCGAGTTGAAGGCGTCCTACTGGCGCCAGGCGGTGATCAATATGCAGCGCCTGGACGACAGGCTCACGGCGGAATTGCTGGGGGAGATGGCCGCGTGAAACTCCTTATCTCAACTTTCTGCCTGGTGTTTCTGCGCGCGCTCCAGCAGCAGAACGTGATCCACGGGCGCTATGCGCTCGCTGCGGTGCTGCCCTTCGGCCTCGCTGCGGCGGAAGTGGCCACGACGCTATGGGTGGTGCATATCGGCTGGCCATCTGTGCCGTGGGTGGGTGCGGGTGGCTCGCTGGGCGTGCTTAGTGCGATGGCCTTGTATCGCCGCATTCTGCACAAGGGGGCGGCATGATGGCCAATATTATACAGCTACCTTTCAGGGGCGCAGGCGCCACGCGCGAGGACTGGCTGCACTTCGACGTGCTGCTGGGCCTCACCGCCGATCTGCTGCCGGTGGTTTCCAATCTCAACGCAACGATCAGCCCGAACAGCACCATGCAGGGCCTGGGCAAAACGCCCAGCCGGTACAACGGCAACCGTCAGGCGATCGGCTTCTCGCAATGGACGCAGCACCGCGCGACGCCCGAAGAAATCGAGTCATGGAGCAAGGAGCAAGACTATGGAATATGCCTGCAAACCCGCACCATCCGCGCCATTGATGTGGACATCCCGGACGCCGAGCAATCCCGAAGTGTGCAGGATTTCATCGCTGCACGATTCCACCTCCCGCGGCGTACTCGCGATAATTCTGCCAAGTTCCTCGTCGTCCTCGACTGCCCTGGCGAACTCTACAAGCGCAAGATCAAAACCGCCCACGGCATAATCGAGTTACTGGCTACCGGCCAGCAGTTCATCGCGGTCGGGACGCACATCTCCGGCGTGCGCTACGAATGGGCGGCCGGCTTGCCCGATGAAATCCCGCCCGTCACGCCCGCCCAGCTGGATGCGCTGTGGACGGATCTGGCCGCCGAGTTCGGCATCGAGGCGCCCACCGAGTCGGGCGCCAGCAGCAAGTCGCAGAAGCTGGCCGAGGTGGCGCAGAACGATCCGATCGCCCAGCACCTGTTCGATAAGCAACTGGTCAGGCGCACCGAGCGCGATGGCCGGGTGCACATCGATTGCCCCTGGGAAGCCGAGCACACCACCGAGACGGGCGACACGTCCACTACGTACTGGCCGGCGCATACGGGCGGCTACGAGAATGGGCATTTCAAGTGCCTGCATGCCCATTGCGAGCATCGCGAAGATCACGAGTTCCTGGACGCCATCGGGTATGTGGATGCGTCATTGCTGTCCGAGTTCGAGGCCATCGCCGATGCGCCCGCGCCGATCGGCGATGCGCAAGCCGATACGCCTAAATTCAAGTTCAAGGTTGAGCCGGCGCACCTGTTCACCCAGCATGCGCAGCCATCCTGGATTGTAAAAGGGGTGTTACCGCGTGCCGAGATGGCGGTGGTGTATGGCGACTCGGGATCTGGCAAGACGTTCCTGGTGCTCGATCTCGGCATTGCCATCGCGACAGGTGCCGAGTGGCGGGGCATTCAGTGCAAGAAGGGCAGGGTGGTGTACGTGGCGGCGGAAGGCGCGGCGGGCTTCCGCAATCGTCTCAAGGCATACGCCCACGAGCACCAGATCGATCTGGCCAGTCTGGATATAGGTGTGATCTCTGGTGCGCCCAACCTGATGGAAAAAGCCGATGCGGTGGACGTGGCTAAGTCCATTGTGCACTCGGGCGGTGCGGACATCGTAGTGCTCGATACCTTCGCCCAGGTGATGCCTGGTGCGAACGAGAACAGCGGAGAGGACGTGGGCAAGGCGCTGGCGCATTGCAAGGGCATCCACACGGCCACAGGCGCGATGGTGATCCTGGTGCACCACTCGGGCAAGGACTCATCCCGCGGGGCGCGTGGGTGGTCAGGTTTGCGCGCGGCCGCCGATTGTGAGATCGAGGTGATCCGATCAAACGATGACCGCGCGGCGACCGTTACCAAGCTCAAGGATGGCGAGGATGGTGCCGAGTTCGGTTTTCAATTGCGCACCGTCGTGGTGGGCTTCGATGACGACGGCGATGAGATCACCAGCTGCGTGCTGGAGCACACCGAAGGGCGGGGCAACGCTCGCAGCCGCAAGAAGATCAAGGGCGATGTGCAGAAGCTGGTGGTGGACACGCTCACCGAGATGATCGGACTCGATCAAAGCGGTCAAGGAATCGACCGCGAAGTGCTGGCGAATGAGGTGGTCGGGAAGATGGAACACGATGGGGATGGGAGGGACCGCCGGGGGTTTCGGGTGAAAAGAGCGATCGACGGTTTGCGCGATGTGGGCGTGCTACTTGCAAATGGCTGCAAGTTGGTGCTGGTCGGGAATGCCTAACTTGCAAAATTTTACTGGAACACTGGCACAAGTTGGCACATGTGCCACGTCGTTCCACTGGAACACTGGAACACTGGAACACACCCCTTTAGGGGTGTTCCGTTGTGCCACAGAAATGCGTGCCTGTGCCATTTCAATCGGTAATTTTTTACAACATCACGGGAAGGGTGTTATGGACGTAAAAAACAACAAGAAACAAAAAACCGTAGCGGTGAACGACAACGGTTTGCGCATCGGTGAGGATCATCCGAATGCCAAGCTGACGGATGCCGATGTGGAGCGGATTCGCTCGATGCACGAGGACGGTGTGAACTACGAAACCCTGGCCGATAAGTTCGAGGTCAGCAAGTGGGCCGTTGGTCGGATATGTCGCTATGAGCGACGAGCGCAAACCCCAGCCGATTTCAAGCATGTGCACGTGTCGGATTGCGAATAGGATGGAATGCACGCATGAAATTGACACCTGAAAAGCTCACTGCGTTTTGCGCAGCCCTCGCGGAGACATGCAATGTAGGCCGGGCGTGCAATGCTGTGGGCATTTCTCGCCAAACCGCCTACAACTGGCGAGAGTCCGACGCCGACTTCGCCCTGACATGGGAACGTGCCATGAAGGCCGGCCTGCTGGCCCTTGAGGATGAAGCGCACCGCCGTGCCTTCGAGGGCGTGGATGAGCCCGTTTTCTACAAGGGCGATGAGTGCGGCAGTGTGCGCAAATACAGCGACACGCTGACCATCTTCCTGCTGAAAGCCCACGACCCCGACAAATACCGCGAGAACAGCCGCATGGAACTGACCGGCGCCAACGGCGGCCCGGTGCAAATCAGCGACACCGAGCGCGCCGCCAAGATCGCCGCAATCCTTGCCGCCGCCAAAGCCCGCAAGGATTCGGATGTTTCCGACCTCGTTTGACCGCGACCTGCTGGGCTACCTCACGCCCGACGAACTGGCCGAACTCGACCTGCTCATCACCAGCGACCAGACGATCTGGCGCCCGCTGCCCGGCCCGCAATTGGTGGCCTTCGAATCCGACGCCGACATCATCGGCTACGGGGGCGCGGCCGGCGGCGGCAAGACTGACCTCGCCTGTGGCAAATCGCTGACCCAGCACCAGAAGGTGCTCGTGCTGCGCCGCGAGGCCACGCAGCTAACCGGCATCATCGACCGCTTTACCGAACTCATCGGAAGCCGCGACGGCTACAACGGCGCCGAGCGCATTTGGCGCCTGCCCGGCAAGCAAATTGAATTTGGTTCGACGCCGAACCTCGACGACTGGAACAAGTACCAGGGCCGCCCCCACGACCTGCTGGTGTTCGACGAGGCGGCCAACTTCCTGGAAGCCCAGGTCCGCGCGCTGCTGGGCTGGCTGCGCTCGGTTGATCCTGCCCAGCGGTGCCATGCGCTGCTGACCTTCAACCCGCCGACCACGGCCGAGGGCCGGTGGATCACGGCCTTCTTTGCCCCCTGGCTCGATAAGAAGCACCCGAAGCCCGCCCAGCCGGGCGAGTTGCGGTGGTTCGCCATGATCGACGGCGAAGAGGCCGAGGTACCGAACGGCGAGCCATTCCAGCACGGCGCCGACCTCATCAAGCCGATGAGCCGGACGTTCATCCCTTCGCGTGTCAGCGACAACCCCTACCTCATGGGAACCGGCTACATGGCAACCCTGCAATCCCTACCCGAGCCGCTGCGCTCGCAGATGCTTTATGGCGACTTCAACGCGGGCATCGAGGACGACCCGTGGCAAGTCATCCCGACCGCATGGGCGGAAGAGGCCCAGGCACGATGGAAGCGGCCCGACAAGCTGGCGCCCATGGACTCGCTGGGGGTGGATGTGGCGCGCGGTGGCCGGGACAATACGCTCATTGCCCGCCGCCATGGTATGTGGTTCGACGAGGCGCTGGTATATGCTGGATCTCAAACCCCGGATGGCCCATCCGTCGCGGGCCTCACCATTGCGGCCATGCGCGATCAGGCCGTGATTCACATCGATGTCATCGGCGTGGGCTCATCGCCCTATGACTTCCTGAGCGACGCCGGGCAACAGGTGGTCGGCGTCAATGTGGCCGAAGCCGCGCGCGGGCTTGACAAGTCCGGCCGGATGCGCTTCAAGAACCAGCGCAGCGAACTGTGGTGGCGCATGCGCGAAGCGCTCGACCCGGCCAACAACACGGGCATCGCCCTGCCGCCAGATCCACGCCTCTTGGCTGACCTTTGCGCTCCGACGTGGGAACTATCGGGCTCGACCATCTACGTGGCAAGCCGCGAGCAGATCATAGACAAGATCGGGCGCTCGCCCGACTACGGCAGCGCATACGTGTTGGCCCTGCTCGATACACCAAAGTACAAGACCATCGCCGCCATAGGCGGCAGCAAGAAGCGCCGGGAGTACAACCCTTACGCCTAAAGGGTGCACGTACCGCACGACGTGCCCCCTAGAGTTCCGCGCATGGAACCAACCATCCGCACCATCACCGTAGACGAAGCCTTCGACTCGCCCGTGTTCGCCGCCCTGTGTGACGAATACCGGACGGAATCGTTGCGCAACCCCCATTTGATAGGCGCGCTGCCAGATCGCGCCGGGTATGAACGCATGGTCGACGCCGGTCTGTTGTACCCGTTGGGCGTATTCGTCGGCGACGAACTGGCCGGTATATGCGCTGTCCTTATCACGCCCGTGCTGCATTTCGGCGGCAAGCTGATCGCTTCGACCGAAACCCTGTTCATAGCCGAAGCGCACCGTGCAGGCGGCGCGGGCATGAAGCTGCTACGCGCAGCCGAAGCCGTGGCTATCCACGCGGGAGCGGGCGGCCTTTACGTGACGGCTCCGACCGGCGGGCGCCTTGAGCGCTTGCTGCCGCACGTGGGGTACCACGAAACCAATCGCATTTTCTTTCGGGGGCTGATATGACCGGGCTCGCACTGGCAGAAAGCCGCCTCCCGGCCATGAGCGACGATGCTATCGACAAGGTGCGCAGTCTGGAAGCCGCGATGCGCGGCATGCCCCAGGTTGCGCCACGCACCGAGCACCTGATCCATGGCGGCATGTACGCCCGAACGATTCGCATCCCCGCCGGCGCCGTACTGACCGGCGCATTCATCAAGTTGGCTACCGTGCTGATAGTCAACGGCGAATGCACCGTCTTCACCGGCGGCGACACGCTGGAACTGCGCGGCTATCACGTCATCCCGGCCAGCGCTGGGCGCAAGCAGGTATTCATAGCCCACGTCGACACCGACCTGACGATGCTATTCCCCAGCAGCGCGGCATCGGTAGAACAAGCCGAAGCGGAATTTACCGACGAATATCCTATGCTCCTGTCCCGCCAGATCGCGGAGCAGGATTCAATCATCATTACCGGAGAATAAGCATGTCAGGAGCTACCACGATGGTAATGGCCGGCGCCGCCCTTGCCGGCACGGCCTACAGCATCTATTCGGGCGAGCGCGCCGCCGACGCCCAATCCAGCGCGCAGAACCAGGCTAAAGCGCAGGCGGATAAGCAAGCAACCGCAGCTGACCAGGCGCAGAACCGCGCCAACCAGAAGAAGCCCGACACATCAGCCATTCTCTCGGCTGCGGGGCAAGCAGGCAAAGCCGGCGAGTCCGGTACGATGCTGACCGGCCCGGCTGGTGTTGGCGCCAACACGCTGAACCTGGGCAAAAATACGTTGCTCGGGGCCTAACCCATGGATGAACTCTCCAAGCGTAAACTCCTGCTTTCGCGCTGGGGGCAGTTGCAA from Sulfurimicrobium lacus carries:
- a CDS encoding AAA family ATPase; translation: MMANIIQLPFRGAGATREDWLHFDVLLGLTADLLPVVSNLNATISPNSTMQGLGKTPSRYNGNRQAIGFSQWTQHRATPEEIESWSKEQDYGICLQTRTIRAIDVDIPDAEQSRSVQDFIAARFHLPRRTRDNSAKFLVVLDCPGELYKRKIKTAHGIIELLATGQQFIAVGTHISGVRYEWAAGLPDEIPPVTPAQLDALWTDLAAEFGIEAPTESGASSKSQKLAEVAQNDPIAQHLFDKQLVRRTERDGRVHIDCPWEAEHTTETGDTSTTYWPAHTGGYENGHFKCLHAHCEHREDHEFLDAIGYVDASLLSEFEAIADAPAPIGDAQADTPKFKFKVEPAHLFTQHAQPSWIVKGVLPRAEMAVVYGDSGSGKTFLVLDLGIAIATGAEWRGIQCKKGRVVYVAAEGAAGFRNRLKAYAHEHQIDLASLDIGVISGAPNLMEKADAVDVAKSIVHSGGADIVVLDTFAQVMPGANENSGEDVGKALAHCKGIHTATGAMVILVHHSGKDSSRGARGWSGLRAAADCEIEVIRSNDDRAATVTKLKDGEDGAEFGFQLRTVVVGFDDDGDEITSCVLEHTEGRGNARSRKKIKGDVQKLVVDTLTEMIGLDQSGQGIDREVLANEVVGKMEHDGDGRDRRGFRVKRAIDGLRDVGVLLANGCKLVLVGNA
- a CDS encoding terminase, translating into MKLTPEKLTAFCAALAETCNVGRACNAVGISRQTAYNWRESDADFALTWERAMKAGLLALEDEAHRRAFEGVDEPVFYKGDECGSVRKYSDTLTIFLLKAHDPDKYRENSRMELTGANGGPVQISDTERAAKIAAILAAAKARKDSDVSDLV
- a CDS encoding terminase, with product MFPTSFDRDLLGYLTPDELAELDLLITSDQTIWRPLPGPQLVAFESDADIIGYGGAAGGGKTDLACGKSLTQHQKVLVLRREATQLTGIIDRFTELIGSRDGYNGAERIWRLPGKQIEFGSTPNLDDWNKYQGRPHDLLVFDEAANFLEAQVRALLGWLRSVDPAQRCHALLTFNPPTTAEGRWITAFFAPWLDKKHPKPAQPGELRWFAMIDGEEAEVPNGEPFQHGADLIKPMSRTFIPSRVSDNPYLMGTGYMATLQSLPEPLRSQMLYGDFNAGIEDDPWQVIPTAWAEEAQARWKRPDKLAPMDSLGVDVARGGRDNTLIARRHGMWFDEALVYAGSQTPDGPSVAGLTIAAMRDQAVIHIDVIGVGSSPYDFLSDAGQQVVGVNVAEAARGLDKSGRMRFKNQRSELWWRMREALDPANNTGIALPPDPRLLADLCAPTWELSGSTIYVASREQIIDKIGRSPDYGSAYVLALLDTPKYKTIAAIGGSKKRREYNPYA
- a CDS encoding GNAT family N-acetyltransferase — encoded protein: MEPTIRTITVDEAFDSPVFAALCDEYRTESLRNPHLIGALPDRAGYERMVDAGLLYPLGVFVGDELAGICAVLITPVLHFGGKLIASTETLFIAEAHRAGGAGMKLLRAAEAVAIHAGAGGLYVTAPTGGRLERLLPHVGYHETNRIFFRGLI